CACCACGTGAGCCATAATCACAGATTGGTCTGTAGAGCGCATACCATTAATCAATAGGCTATTAATCTCACAACGCCTACGCCTACCGTTTGCAATCGCAAAGAAATAAGCAGTAGGAGCGTCTCCTTTGAGAGTCCAATTGAGGGTGCCCCTCTGACGCCAGTAAATCTCAGCCTGATGATGCAGCTGCAGAAGAGCGGCCTCCAGATTATAGCGAACAGCCCAACCATCATCCGAGAGCCCAATAGAGTCCGCAGTACGACCCAGCTCCAGGATCTGATTTTCAAGGAAGGCTTTGGAGCGGCGATCCTCCGCCGCACGGTTACGCGACCAGCCTCTAAGAAATTTTCGTAAAGCATAGGCACATGACTGCCAATCATCCAGAGGGCCAAAAGAGCGGGGGTTGTGAGAGAGGGATTGGGAGATTTTCGCCGCAAccatgtcaacaaagccatcaacaGACAGCCAAGAAGCATCAAACTGAAATCTAGTCGGAGGTCTATTGCGAATGGAACCATCATCCAGAATCAAGGGGGTGTGGTCTGACCCCACAATACATTTAGCTACAAGAGAGGACCTAGGAAACAAGGCATCCCAACTGGGACATAGGAAGACACGATCAAGCACGGATCTGATAGGGTTCGCCTGATGATTAGACCAAGTAAAGCGGGCTCCCCCCCGAGGAAGCTCCCGAATGGCGTTGACACTAATAAAGTCGTTAAAAGCATTGGCTAAAGACCAGGaaaaattatcattattcttgtCAAGAGGGCATCGCAGAAGATTAAAGTCTCCCCCAATCACCGTCGGGAGAGAACAGGACTCAAGCTTGATCGAAAGTTCATCAAGGAAAAGGTGCGAAAAGGAGTGATCCGCGGGCCCATAAACAACTATAAATTCACAGAGGGCATTCATAGATCTATGCGAGAGAACAACACTAGCCCAATAAAACCCATGATCAAAAGCAACAAAGTCAAAAATATCCTTATTAGAACCGATCAGAATCCCACCAGAGTGGCCCGAAGCCGGTAAAGATTGCCACTGAAATCTATCCATACCCACGATAGCAGAAAGCTCACTGGGGGTAAAGGAATCCTTAAACGTTTCAACCAGCCCCACAAAGTCAATAGAGTTAGAACGAACCAAATCTTTCAGTTGGTCACGGCGCCCCCTAGCACCGAACCCTCTAATATTCCAGAATAAGGCCCTCATTTATACGAAAGGTTCTTGATACGGAGGCTCGACCTGCTGGGGGCCACACAGGTTTTAGATCGTTTATTAGTACCCCTCTTAGCAAGGCAGGATGAGGATGAGGGCTGGCCACTACCAGCACCCGAAGCCTCCCCCACAACACAACCAGCATCCGCCACCCGCGAGGCAACAGCCTCTTTGGCTTTCGCAATGGTAGCTTGGGCCAATTCATTAGCCCGAATAATAGCAAGGAGCGAACTGGGAGAGCCAACAGAAGTATCAACCACCAAACCCACGTCCGACATAATGTTTAAAAGATGATCATCAGACATCGAAGGTAAAACCACCCGAACCGGAGAAACAGCGACCGATGGGGATGGGGAGGTACCTGGGGGAGGGAGGTCCTTCGCCGCAGCCCGCTTCTCCGCCCTTTCCAGAATCGAGCCACCAGAATGTGAAACCCGCCTACCTTTGCGGGCCGTGGACACCGGGGAGCGGATAGCAGGCGACCGCGCAGCAGGAGAGCCAGCGTGGGGGCCCGAGCGGGACATGGAGCCCAGATCATGATCAAGACGCCGACAGATCCCCGTCATAGATTGCTTCGAGCCCGAGGAGGTCCGGCTCTTAGCCGAGTACTTGCGAActgaggatttcttcttcgagGGGTGTTGTGATTCCATCATATCACGAGCAGGAGAGCCAGGGAGATCTTCAATACCCGAACGAGTGGGGGAGATAGGGCGAGCCGGGAGGTTGGAGCATGCAGCAGACACAGGAGTAGCCGAGCAGGGCGGAGCTTTAGGCAGATCAGCAGCAGCAAAGGGggccatctggactgaagggggaATCACTACATCTTCACGAGGAGCATCACCAGCAGGCGCTTGAGAATGAAACATCTCACGTTCTGAGTCTGCCAGGCTATCCCATTCAGATTGAGTGAAGCGGAGATTAGACCCAAAACTCTGATTGGGGCCACCAAAAGAACCATCCCCTTCCTTGTCATGTTTATCCGAAGGGTTAGCAGGAGGAGGGGGGAAGGTGGAGcagccgccgtcgccccctccACCCGCACCCGCAACCTGATGCCATTGGGAGAGGGATAGACATCAATGAAGCCATGCACCCGATCAGGATCAACACACCAGACCTTCAACCGAGCAGGACCAACCTTGTTCAAAGACTCCTCATCCACCTCGATGGGTTTCCCAATCAAAACCCCAAAGGACATGAGGAAAACAGACGAGCGCAGACTAGCAGGTAGATCTTCAATCAACACCCACACTTGAGACAAAGGACCAACAGCAGTACCGTTGGATGCAGCCGCTTTGACAGAAACCACCAGTTGATTAAGAGGTAAGGTGAAGCTGGTGCAGGAAGCAATCATTCGCAGGCAATCTTTGGAGGGGAACACCACAGAGAAGTCAAACTCTGACAGCTGCACAACTTGCCAGTCCCAACTAGCCACATCCCAGATGCGAAGCCCTTCCAGCAGAGTTTGGGGGGAGATCTTTTGGTCTTTGACAGAGACAATAGCCGCATTGGACAGCGTAGGAGCCACCTCCCGAACAGGCAGGTCACCATCAAAAGCGAAGAAGGAGCAGCCAGGAAGACCCAGACCAAACTGGATGACCGCGGGAGGTTTCTGTCTATCCATGCAATTGACCGTGAGGTGACCATCAGAGCGACAAATCAAGCAGAATGGTGGATTGGTGCAGCGAGACTGAAAGTGGCCCGGTCTGTGGCAAGCGAAGCAGGTAAGCGCCGAGGGGTTGCTGTGGGAAGAGGGAGAGGGGCGGGGTTGCTGCTGCAATTGGGGAGGGGGAAGGATCCCATCCCCAGAAGCCGAACCGGGCGGCCGACGCGCCGGCCCCGCGAAGGATCGAGGCGGCGGACGAAAACCAGATCCGGCCCCAAacgagcgaggaggagggggaggtaggGGCCGAGACGGGGCCGACGGACCACGCCCAACCCCCGGAGCCGGGAGGGAAGCCGAGGACGAAGACATCCCACCGCCagaagccaccgccgcctcccacggGTCCACCACCGGGGAAGGAGAGGGACCAGACCCAGAGCCCTGCAAGCCAGATCCAGTCACACCCTCCTTCACCCGCTCCGGACCCGGAGCCCAGGCCTCGCGGGCACGAGCCGCCTGCTCGCGCGCCGCTTGCTCCGACTCCAGCTTGGAGCGGAGCGAAGCCTCAAGCTCCAGCTCCACCGCGGAGGCGGGGGAATCCTCGCGGCGCCGTTTGCAACCAGAAAGCGCCTCGCAGGAAGAACCCCTAGATTTGTCCATGGAGATCACCGCAGCAAAAGGAAGAAGGAGGGGTGGAGGTGGGGGGGATCTGATGATGCGACGGATGGGAAGACGATAGCGGCGCAAGTCAGCGGCGGACGCAGTAAACCCTAGCAGGGGGGGTATCGAGCCGCGAGGGATCCATAAATAGCCCGAGCGAGCCGTGCCCCCCTGGGCCCGGCTCGCCAAGTGGGCCGGAGAGGGACGGGGAGCCAGTAACCGGGCGGGGGGCCCACCGGGGCCTAGAGAAACCAGCGGGGGGAAATCGATAACCAAGGAGAGGGAGGGGGGAAGGCCCACTAGCCAGCACCGCCCCgacaggcccagcaggcccacacgGGGAGCTGGCCCGCGAACCGGCGGCCACTACACAGAGATCTGGATCTAGGGTACACGGAGCGACcagcggccccgccgccgccaccgccggcgacggaGCCCCCGCAGCCGGAgacggagagggagatggagagccTCCAAGCTCCCCATCAGGAGCACGACCCAAGACACCAAGCGCAGGAGACGTGGACGCAAACTTACCAGATCTACGCCGACGCCGCGAGACCCGGAACCAGCCGTCGGCCGACGGAGACACCCCCAACGGCCGGCCCCGACCCCCGGGGGCAAACTTACGAGGGCGAGGGGCGGCGCAGGCGACCGCCACCTCCCCAGCGCAGGCCACCGCACCACCGGGGGAGGAAGGCAGAGACCGCGAGTCCTCCTCATCCGACAACAGCGCCCAAAAACGAGATCCAAGAACCGGCAGCGAAGAGAGGGAAGGGGAGGGATCCACCTGCGAAGAAACAGGGGAGGATAGGGAAGGGGGAGCTACACCTGAAGGTGAGGGCGACCGGACGCCAGTCACCGGGGAAGGGCGGGGCGCAGATCTGCCGAGCCGAGGAGGAGAAGGGGAGGAAgggtggggagggagagagggaagaggagCCATGCAGAGTTGTTGTTGGAGGAGGTCCCCTTTGCTTCTTACAGGACAGCAAATCGCATTCAAGAAGTTGGAGGAGGTGTATGGCACCTTTGATGCGCCTTCACAGAGGAATGGCTTCTTTCTGCCAAGGCCCAAGATGACCAACGCTGACCTTGGCAGGATCATCAACTCTGATGAGGTGCAGTCTGTCGTTAAGCCAACCAACAAGGAGATAAAGCtcaggaagaagaggaggaaccCGCTCAAGAATGTGGCTGCAGTGCTCAAGCTGAACCCCTACTTTGGCACTGCCCGCAGGATGGCTACCCTCGTGGAAGCTGCTCGCatgaaggcaaggaaggagaagattGCTTCCAAGAGGACCAGGCTTAGCCCGGTATATATCTCTTTGCTCCTTGCTTGCGATCATTGTCTTTTTCTGTATGAAAGAAATTTGCCGTGAGCTATTTTTCATGAACTGTTGATTTAGAAGTTCATAGCATAATATAGCTAAATATACATACTGGATTGTTAATTTGTTCCCTGTGATATCTGCATGCTTAACATGTATGCTTGCCCTACAAACTAAAGCCGTGTTTTCTGTATGTCAGTTCTAAACTAGAGAAACTTGTTAATTAGTAAGTCGGCTCTGCTCATGTTTTCTGTATGTCATTTACTTCTGTTGTCTGTTAGTAGCTCTATTTATGACCTTGGCAATGTATGCTAACTACATCTTTTTGCACTTCAGTAAATTATGGATAATTGTAATGATGTATGACAATGTTAGTTTTGTAGAAGGAACTTGCCCAGCATTTCTGTGAAATATTTCTTTTCTAGTTGTAATTGTAATGATGTATAACATGTATGCTTGCCCTATCTTTGATATTGTGCTAATAGTCCACCTCTGTCCTCTTTTTAGGAGGAAGCTGCCAAGGTCAAGGCTGCTGGCAAAGCATGGTACGAGACCATGATATCCGACAGTGACTACACTGAGTTTGATGTCTTCTCGAAGTGGCTCGGTGTGTCGCAGTAAGCATGTTCTGATTAAGTTTTGGGTACTAGTCCTGTCAAGTTAAGTCAGCGAGAACTTCCCAAAAGGATTCTCGTTTCTCTATAATCCTATTATTAGCTGAGTTTTTTTCCCCGAGAATTCTGCTATGTCCGTTTTGTGTTTCTGTTGTCGTGAGAACATGTATATGATGTGGTTCAAACTGTAAATTGTGTTGTGTGTTATCAATCTGGTTGGTGATTGATGCATTTCATGGCGTCTAATTAGTTCTGGGATGTTTAATTGTTATCAATCTGGTTGGTGATTGATGCATTTCATGGCGTCTAATTAGTTCTGGGATGTTTAATTTATGGGCAACACTATGTGTCGGACGGTGGACGCCTGCACAACCGTTTGATTCGGGGTCATCCAGCGGCTTGGCTCCTTCCTCGCCATTGCAACAAAGTGAGTGTTGTAGAAACATTTGCAACACACCTCTTGTTGCAGAAACATTTGCAATAGTAGTTTGGATGCAAAATATTTTACTTTTCTTAACTTTTTTGAAACATGAGCGTCTGTTGCGGAAGGACCTTTGCAGCATGGATGTTGTAGAAAAAATCGTCTCAACTTTTTTGTAACATGGTGTAGTTGCGGATGGACTTCTGCAACAAAAATGTTGCAGAGAAATTATTTTACGTCTCAACTTTTTTGAAACGTGGGTTTTATTGTGGAAGGACTTCTGCAACACATATGATGTTGTAGAAAAAATATCACACACAATGTTGTAGAAAAATTATCACGTATGATGTTGTAGAAAAAATATCTAAGATGGTAGAGGCACACGTCCAGAAAGGACTTTTGCAACACATACAATGTTGCAGAAAAAACATCAAAGATGACACAGGCACACGTCCAACGGTGGAGCCAGCTGATTAAAGGTTGTGCATCTCCGATTAAACTCGTATCTAAGGGCTAGGCGAGTTGCAGAACTCTCCACTTGATCTGCCGGTTGATTGTAATTGTTTTTCTTAAAAAAGACGAGTTGTGAAGATCCAACAAATCTCACCAATTCTTTCTTTTTTGCAGGGTAACAAATCTCACCAATTCAACCACATCTATATCCAACGATCTTCATCGCTCCAGTGTTTAGCGTTAAACATGTTTAGCACCCTCCACTAATTAGCATCATGCGTAATATCAACTTTAGAATTAACCAAGAAATTATATCCTACCTAATACTGACAAGCAATTTATATCTTGTCAATTAATATGTTGCCTAATATTAATGTGCATTGTATTGCATGTATACAAGTAGTAGTAACTAGCTAAGTGTCCGTGCGTTGCCAAAGACTAATAAAATATATATACAAATAGAAAATTCATGTGACATGAGAGTCAAAGGTTATTTTTATGGGATGATATCTCATGGTCATGATCTGGTAGGTACACGCATCTGTCTTCATCTTTCTTCCACACTACCTGTCCGAGTTACCATGCGACActccacttccttctcccaccACGCATGCTTTTATCTCCTATTTCCCCACCTCTGCCTTGCACGACAGTATCGAGCTAGTTTCTTGTCCAACTATCATAATATTCTCCGGTAGGGCACCCCCTTAGATTATTAATGAGTTGTACATGTCGCAAATAAGAACAACGAAAATGGACACTAAATTTTTGATGAGAAATGTGAATTCAGGGCAATATCTTCGCAAGAAAATAATAATTCCAAGACAATCTTTTTATACATTCTGTCAACATTGGGACGCACATTCCACACAATAAACATGCAATGATGACGATACTTGATTAATTGTCAATATACGTCTACAATAAAGATAACCTTACTCAAAACATGTTTTTTCTAAGAAGGGAGGATAATTCATATTAGAAAAAAGGTTTGGGTTCATCTCATCGATGTTTCTCTTGTGCAACTCATCTCCGCACCTGCTCAAGAGCTTGGCCTGTCTCGAGCTCGCCACTCCCCACACCCCCTCACAAGGGCGGCCCAACCAATCTCTGAGTGCCACCGACACACATGTATGGAGCGCTCACTCCAGGCCAGACTAAACACATTGCCATTGTAGCCGAATTCAAATAGAATTAACGGGGTATCATTCACTGCTTCACCCTGCAAAACAGCTGCCTTGTTAATGATATACTTTTGACATATGAATCACAAATTATTAGCAAAATTTTAGGTTAAAATTAAGGACAAAATTCGAGGGATGTTTATAAACCTAGCGAGAGGAAGCAACTCACACTATTTGAATTTACATAATACACTAACCCTGTAGGATGCTAGTCCAACTAATGTGCATGTCATGCTCTCTCAGGGTCCTATTCATCATGAAATCATAGACCAGGATATTCCTCCCATCCATTTTTTTAGGGAAAGGATTTTCCTCGATGTTCCTCTCATCTTCATGATAGTAATAACCTAGAAACGCCACCAGTCAACTCCAAGGAGTATGCAACACTGCGggagtcaaagttgtggtcaatcAACTCCATCAAGAATTTCAAATTATGTGCTATCTAGCACATACTTGTTGCTGATGGAACGACCACATTGATAGCTCCTACATTCTTCATGCAGGTTGCATAAAATTATGCCATAGCAGGTTTCAAACCTTCCGTGGCCGCCCATGGCCATCTAGTCGGTGGCTTTCAAGCCTTCCTTGCGCCCGCATCCCAGATCCACCACCTTCCGTTCAGGTCGCCACATAGGGAAAAAAAATAGATGCACCGGCGAACCTTGGGTACCTATAAACAATAGCAGCATAAGCAGTCACTACCGCAACGGCGCGTGTAGCAAGTGATGCACTGCCACCGGCAGAAGGATGGCAGCAGTGtcacggaggaggaggcggtggtttCCTATGTCGGTGGTGTATGTGTAGTTTTTTCtctctcgaatatgcacgagtgtgcatattatatattaaagaagaaaggcaaaaGAATGCCTCCAGCAAGATCATACAAGATTCTTACATTTACTCCTCACTACTCATCCACCTATGCAATCTATGGAAGAAAGGGTCGACATTCCCCTTAAACTTCCCGGCTACCGACCAGGACAAACCTTCAGTACGAACTCTACCTAGAAGCACCTCCCTCGACGCTGATGCTTCGTCGAAAACAATAGCGTTACGATGCTTCCACAGTTCCCAGAGCGTAAGTATGAAGATGGTATGAAGATCCTTGCGCCGTAGGTTGGATGGCCCCTGCTTATCCCGAAGCCAAGTGTGTAGGGAGTCCTGAACCGTCGGCGTCCACTCCGGCTTCCCCAACGCCTCACAAACCACTGCCCATGTTGATCTAGCAAACACGCACGTAAGAAGCACGTGGTTGATTGTTTCGTCCTCCTGGTCGCACAGGGGGCAAGCATCCTGATGCGGCAGCCCTCTCCTCGCAAGTCTATCTGAGGTCCAACACCGGTCTCGAAGGGCCAGCCATGTGAAGAATTTGCAAGTGGCGGGCGCCCTGGAGGTCCAAGTCATCTCCGCCATTGGCTCCACCGTACGGCCCCAAAATTTGCCGCATAAGCCGACTGCACTGAATAGTTGCCATTCTTCTCCCAAGCCCAAGATATCTTATCTGGTACGCCCATGTCCGGCtgttgggaacgttgcagaaaacaaaaaatttcctacgatttcaccaagatccatctatgagttcatctagcaacgagtgatcagattgcatctacatacctttgtagatcatgcgcggaaacgttcaaagaacggggatgaggaagtcgtactcgacgtgatccaaatcaccggagatcctagcgccgaacggacggcacctccgcgttcaacacacgtacggtcagcgtgacgtctcctccttcttgatccagcaaggaagaaggagaggttgatgaagatccagcagcacgacggcgtggtggtggatgcaggggtcaccgcagcagggcttcgccgttctactacaagagggagaggtgttgcaggggagagggaggcgccaagactcaaggtgtggctgccccctccctccccccttttatataggccccctaggggtgcgccggccctaggagatgggatctcctagggggggcggcggccaaggggtggagtgccccccaagccaggtggggcgcccccccaccctagggttcccaaccctaggcgcatggggtgggccaaggggggcgcaccagcccactatgggctggttaccctccccactttggcccatggggccttccgggatgggtggccccacccggtggacccccgggacccttccggtggtcccggtacaataccggtgacccccgaaactttcccgatggccgaaactacacttcctatatataattcttcacctccggaccattccggaactcctcatgacgtccaggatctcatccgtgactccgaacaactttcgggttactgcatattcatatctctacaaccctagcgtcactgaaccttaagtgtgtagaccctacgggttcaggagacatgtagacatgaccgagattgctctccggtcaataaccaacagcgggatctggatacccatgttggctcccacatgctccttgatgatctcatcggatgaaccatgatgtcgaggattcaagcaaccccgtatacaattccctttgtcaatcggtacgttacttgaccgagattcgatcgtcggtatcccaatacctcgttcaatctcgttaccggcaagtcattttactcgtaccgtaatgcatgatcccgtgaccagacacttggtcactttgagctcattgtgatgatgcattaccgagtgggcccagagatacctctccgtcatacggagtgacaaatcccagtgttgatcctgtcaacccaacagacactttcggagatacccgtagtatacctttatagtcacccagttacgttgtgacgtttggtacacccaaagcgttcctacggtatccgggagttacacgatctcatggtctaaggaaaagatacttgacattggaaaaactctagcaaacgaactatacgatcttgtgctatgtttaggaatgggtcttgtccatcacatcattctcctaatgatgtgatcccgttatcaatgacatccccatgtccatagccaggaaaccatgactatctgttgatcaatgagctagtcaactagaggctcactagggacacattgtggtctatgtattcacacatgtattacgatttccggataatacaattaaagcatgaataatagacaattatcatgaacaaggaaatataataatcattttattattgcctctagggcatatttccaacagtctcccacttgcactagagtcaatcatttagttacattgtgatgaatcgaacacccatggaattctggtgttgatcttgttttgctctagggagaggtttagtcaacggatctgctacattcaggtccgtatgtactttacaaatatctatgtctccattttgaacactttcacgaatggagttgaagcgacgcttgatatgcctggtcttcctgtgaaacctgggctccttggcaagggcaatagctccagtgttgtcacagaagagagtaatcgggcccgacgcattgggtatgactcctaggtcggtaatgaactccttcacccagactgcttcgtgcgctgcctccgaggctgccatgtactccgcttcacatgtagatcccgccacaacgctttgcttgcaactgcaccagcttactgccccaccattcaaaatatacacgtatccggtttgtgacttagagtcatccagatctatgtcgaagctagcgtcgacgtaaccctttacgtcgagctcttcgtcacctccataaacgagaaacatttccttagtccttttcaggtacttcaagatattcttgaccgctgtccagtgttccttgccaggattactttggtacctacctaccaaacttacggcaaggtttacatcaggtctggtacatagcatggcatacataatagaacttatggctgaggcataggggatgacactcatctcttctatatcttctgccgtggtcggacattgagctgagctcaatttcacaccttgcaacacaggcaagaaccccttcttagactgatccatattgaacttcttcaatatcttatcaaggtatgtgctttgtgaaagacctatgaggcgtcttgatctatctctatagatcttgatgcctaatatataagcagcttctccaaggtccttcattgaaaaactcttattcaagtaggccttaatgctgtccaaaagctctatatcatttcccatcaaaagtatgtcatctacatataatatgagaaatgctacagagctcccactcactttcttgtaaacgcagacttctccataagtctgcataaacccaaacgctttgatcatctcatcaaagcgaatgttccaactccgagatgcttgcaccagcccataaatcgagcgttggagcttgcacaccttgtcagcattcttaggatcgacaaaaccttccagctgcatcatatacagttcttccttaagataaccgttaaggaatgccgttttgacgtccatttgccatatctcataatcatagcatgcggcaattgctaacatgattcggacggacttcagctttgctacgggagagaatgtctcatcatagtcaaccccttgaacttgtcgataacccttagcgacaagcctagctttatagatggtcacattaccatccgcgtctgtcttcttcttaaagatccatttattttctatggctcgccgatcatcgggcaagtcagtcaaagtccatacttcgttttcatacatggatcctatctcggatttcatggcttccagccatttgtcggaatccgggcccgccatcgcttcttcatagttcaaaggttcaccgttgtctaacaacatgatttccaagatagggttgccgtaccactctggtgcggaacgtgtccttgtggaccttcgaagttcagtaggagcttgatcagaagtatcttgatcatcatcattaacttcctctctaattggtgcaggcaccataggaacattttcctgagttgcgccactttccggttcaagaggtaatacttcatcaagttctactttcctcccacttatttctttgaagagaaactccttctctagaaaggatccattcttggcaacaaagatcttgccttcggatctgaggtagaaggtatacccaatagtttctttagggtatcctatgaagacgcatttttccgacttgggttcgagcttttcaggttgaagtttcttgacataagcatcacatccccagacttttagaaacgacagcttaggcttcttcccaaaccataattcacacggtgtcgtctcaacggatttcgacggagccctatttaaagtgaatgcagcagtctctaaagcatagccccaaaatgacagcggtaaatcggtaagagacatcatacatcgcaccatatccaatagagtgcgattacgacgttcggacacaccattacgctgaggtgttctaggcggcgtgagttgtgaaactattccacattttcttaagtgtgtaccaaattcgtgactcaagtattctcctccacgatctgatcgcaaaaacttgatttttctgtcacgttgattctcaacctcactctgaaattccttgaacttttcaaaggtttcagacttgtgtttcattaagtagatatacccatatctactcaagtcatcagtgagggtgagaacataacaatagccaccacgagcctcaacactcattggactgcacacatcagtatgtatgatttccaataggttggttgctcgctccattgttcctgagaacagagtcttggtcatcttacccatgaggcatggttcgcacgtgtcaaatgattcgtaatcaagagactctaaaagtccatctgcatggagcttcttcatgcgtttgacacctatgtgaccaaggcggcagtgccacaagtatgttggactatcattatcaaccttacatattttggtattcacactatgaatatgtgtagcattacgctcgagattcgttaagaataaaccattcaccataggagcatgaccatagaacatatctctcatataaatagaacaaccattattctcggatttaaatgagtagccatctcatattaaacgagatcctgatacaatgttcatgctcaaacttggcaccaaataacaattattgaggttcaaaactaatcccgtaggtaaatgtagaggtagcgtgccgacggcgatcacatcgaccttggaa
The window above is part of the Triticum aestivum cultivar Chinese Spring chromosome 2A, IWGSC CS RefSeq v2.1, whole genome shotgun sequence genome. Proteins encoded here:
- the LOC123191680 gene encoding collagen alpha-2(I) chain; the protein is MEITAAKGRRRGGGRGEGPLASTAPTGPAGPHGELAREPAATTQRSGSRVHGATSGPAAATAGDGAPAAGDGEGDGEPPSSPSGARPKTPSAGDVDANLPDLRRRRETRNQPSADGDTPNGRPRPPGANLRGRGAAQATATSPAQATAPPGEEGRDRESSSSDNSAQKRDPRTGSEEREGEGSTCEETGEDREGGATPEGEGDRTPVTGEGRGADLPSRGGEGEEGWGGREGRGAMQSCCWRRSPLLLTGQQIAFKKLEEVYGTFDAPSQRNGFFLPRPKMTNADLGRIINSDEVQSVVKPTNKEIKLRKKRRNPLKNVAAVLKLNPYFGTARRMATLVEAARMKARKEKIASKRTRLSPEEAAKVKAAGKAWYETMISDSDYTEFDVFSKWLGVSQ